The Pocillopora verrucosa isolate sample1 chromosome 9, ASM3666991v2, whole genome shotgun sequence genome includes the window ACTAAAAATGGCTTCTCCGACCAATGTTCTGTTGGGTATGTTCATGCTCTGGTGGGGCTGGCTCGGTTTTAACTGTGGAAGCACATTTGGAGTCAGTGGTGGTAAATGGAAGCTTGCTTCTCGGTCAGCTGTCTGCACACTGAATGCCTCTATTGGTGGCGGCATCTTTGCCCATCTGTTTAGTGTCTTTTATTTGAAGCGTGTTGATGTACCAACTTTCATGTCTGGAATTCTGGGTAGTCTAGTGAGTATCACGGCAATATGTGCCGTTGCCAGGCCTGGGGAAAGCATTTTCATTGGTTTCATTGGTAGTGTGATCTCAGTGATGGGGTGGCTTTTGTTGGAGAAGTTTAATATTGATGATCCTGTCGGCGCTATCTCAACGCATGCTGGCGGGGCCATTTGGAGTATGCTTGCTGTCGGCTTGTTCGTCGAACAAGATCGCCTAGAAGATTTCTCAGAGACATACGGTGTTTTCAAAGGTGGCCATTTCAGAATTTTGGGAGTTCAGCTCCTGGCATGCTTAACAATTGGACTGTGGGCAGCCGTGGTTgcatttttgcagtttttcatcATTGGAAAGTTTATACATTTCCGATTTTCTGAATATGAGGAGAAACTGGGTGCTGACTTCTGTGAACACGCTGTAGATCACAGCACTGAGCGAAAGACACCAAAGCAGCTTCAGAAGCTTGAACGGATGCGTGCAGCATTGGCAATAAAGAATAAAGTTGCACCTGCCAATAGTCCAGCTGGATATCCTCAAGAGAAAAACCTACGATTTACTCTGTTCCAAACAATAGTGGGGGCCTTATGGAGTGCACAGCGAAGCACGCGGGTCAATCAGTTACAGGCAGAAGAAAATGAGAAAGGTCACTCAAAGTTAAGATCAGTGGCATCTGTCCTTAGGGGTGGTGGAAATTTCACTCAAGTCTCTGAATTTCAGGAAGAGAAATTAGGAGAGGGTGAGGCCTTTGCTGAAAATAGGAAAGGTGTGGCAAGGTTTAGGGCCATAGCGCTTGCTTTGAGAGGTGCTCAGCAGATGAGGAGAGTTACTCAGTCACCGGCAGAGCAGGAGGGAAATTCTGATGATGACCATACAAGAACTTAAGCAAGGTTCAGACCTGTGGCATGAGCAGCAAGGGGTATTCAACACAAAGCAAACACTATTCAAGTAAAAGAGGCAGCAAATTCTTATAACCAATCTTAAGTTGTTGATGATTGTCCTTAAGTTATAAATCTGTTgtaaaaaagagtaaaatgtGCGatgcttttttctttgacaatcaaaataattttcttaacatGTGTTCtcctgaaaatttttcctttctgattCACTTATCCAAACGGCCTGTAAGTTAGAATGAATTTCTAATCAAACGCAATTATTGCACTTTAAttagcaaaataaaatttctctaTTACAAGTCTCTAATTATATGTAGTCATTACCTTAAATAGACATTTCATAAAAATAGCCTTAGAATTGGCCTTAGAACATGTAGCATTTGTCATCTTAATGATCCTTacttttcacaattttaatttccaaaacTTTGGCCCAAATTCTCAATACTCTCCAATTACTACAGACAACTAAGAAGCAACAACCAAGAAATATCTTGTGGGTGGAAGTCTGTCATTATCATAGTCATTTGCTGAATGCTCGCACTGCTGATATCCCCTCTTATTACTGGGTATTAGATAAGTCGAAGGTATGAACTTGATGTGACCTTCTCTTTTTGCATAAAGGTACAAAACAGAATGCATCATTGAATAAAAGGGGTAGGTCTTGAAAGAAACTGTTACACTGTGTCTGTGCAGGCTGGTTAGTCCCACTTGTGCAACTTTTGGTGTTTGGAGCTACTTTTTGTGGTTCTAGCAACCTCTGgcaatttttaccttttttcagaagtttttgAGCAAATATAGGTTTAGAGCAAATATCAAGTGTCAAGAAGTTCATGAGATTGTAAGAAATTTGAATCTATGTGAATTTCTTGAATGGTTACCAACCTTTTGAACACAAATGAACCATGTATTGTCTTCTGTTAGACTTAAGAGTATCCATTTGAAACTTTTAATACGTAGGTGGAaaaatttttggatttttggaaattttttagcaactttttggtACTCCAGtgagcaactttccagcattttacaACAACAATCAGGACAGGCCTAgaggtattacaagataattttttttatcaactgggCTAGTATAGCCAGTTTCTTGTGTTATTCAGAGCAAATAAGGAAGGGCTAACACATGAAACTTCAGCTTAAGAAATATCTGTGggggccaatttacattaacaactcagtcgataaaactcAAAATATAACACTGCCACAAATCAGTGACCAGCTGCAGATAGACAGATGGTTGTGCCACAACTGGCAGTGCACCCTAAAGATTTATATTGAATTGCATGACCATCAGCAGGAAACCTCCCAATTCAGAGCTAGTTACAGTAGTGAAGACAAATTATCATTAGAGTAAACTATTAAAAAATCACTACAGATAAAGTCTGAGGACACTTAATGTTCTGAAATACCATAGGGGAAGCCAGATtccttttaagaattttttcatagttattgTTTACTTTGCACAGGAGTTTGAGCGACTGATTCAGTATCTGGAGAACCTCTGGAGAATTTGGGTGCATTCATACAATTATGTGATAATTGTTTGAGTTTCAAGCAACTCTTGGTTAGATTAGCATCCTGACTGAAAACGACACTCTCTAAGATAACAATTTACCAGAATTTATGAGAAACTAAAGATTACAGAACCTTTTTGAGACTGTCAGGGAACTTTTTTACTGTAACTTTAAATCTGTTAGTCTTACTTCTACTTTTAATTTTGCTGCGTAATCTTTTCTaggattatttttcttttgatcgtgaatattgtaatttatttttaatcgcAAGGTATGTATTTAACAGAGAAGAACCACCTCGTGGATCTGTTAAATAGACCTTccttattattgttattattattttattactagTTTCATTATGTGGctgtaataataaaatgataataagtTAAGAATACCAACTATATTGCAGCCACAGAACGCGGCTTCAGCTGAGGGCATAATAGCTGGTAGTATCAACAGGAAGGAAAGACCCAGTTACACTACTATATAACTGTCTTTTCTAAATTGTTGATCCTGATACTTAATTCATTTGCAGCGATACCTTATTCCAAACGAGACCAGGAGAATAACAACGTTTACATGCTCCTGACGAGACCCATGGGAGGTTTCATCATCCTCGCAGTGTGAAACGAATAACTC containing:
- the LOC131773937 gene encoding putative ammonium transporter 3, producing MSLNVSSTNMTSVPPTEAVQVGHGDAVWILTSAFIIFTMISGFGLVESGMVSKKNETNIMVKNALDVIFGGLSYWIFGFAFSRGEPDYEHGKYNAFSGSANFFADASRSRMGGVFALYFFQASFATTATTIVSGAIAERANLQAYMVFSFTNTLAFCFPAYWVWGEHGWLKELGVIDVGGASPVHLVGGVAGLVGTIMLRPRRNKYNDNGLTLKMASPTNVLLGMFMLWWGWLGFNCGSTFGVSGGKWKLASRSAVCTLNASIGGGIFAHLFSVFYLKRVDVPTFMSGILGSLVSITAICAVARPGESIFIGFIGSVISVMGWLLLEKFNIDDPVGAISTHAGGAIWSMLAVGLFVEQDRLEDFSETYGVFKGGHFRILGVQLLACLTIGLWAAVVAFLQFFIIGKFIHFRFSEYEEKLGADFCEHAVDHSTERKTPKQLQKLERMRAALAIKNKVAPANSPAGYPQEKNLRFTLFQTIVGALWSAQRSTRVNQLQAEENEKGHSKLRSVASVLRGGGNFTQVSEFQEEKLGEGEAFAENRKGVARFRAIALALRGAQQMRRVTQSPAEQEGNSDDDHTRT